Sequence from the Paenibacillus tundrae genome:
TCAGCAATTTCAGCAGGATCAACCTCAAGCCCTCATCTCCATTAGTAGGCGAGAAGCCAACATCGCACGCTGTTATGAGCAGGCAAAATCCGCCATGGACATCCTAATGGCACTTCGCCCCGCCTCCCCACTAACACGGTACGATGATGTGCAGTTTCTAGTACGCTTTAGTGCTGCCAACTTAACCAATAACTCCAACATTGTCAGTAAGCTGGAGGACACTGCCGATCTACTTGAAACGCTACGTAGCTTTATCCATCATAGTGGTAGCATGACAACGACAGCGGACGACCTTAACATCCATCGCAACACGCTACAATATCGGCTCAAACGCATACAGTCTATTACGGGTAAAGACCCACGTAACTGGCTCGAACTTATTGAGCTTACTCACGGGTTACTCGCATTTTATCGATAATTTGAGACAACCAAAAGACGGATGCAAAATGCCCCATCATGCAGGCTTCGAATTCCCATCCGTCTCTTCTGATCTTTATTCTGTTATTATCCCATTCTAGGACGGTAGAAGACCAAGCTTCAACACCCGTGCAATGTTCTCCATGGTACGCTCCACATTCGCTGAGCCTTCCTCCAAGAGTTTATTCAGATCCGCTGCTCCTGGCACAATGCCAAACACGGCATCAATTCCCTCTGTGTATAGCGTCTCGATCCCTTCACCTACATAACCTGCGACAGCAATAACTGGTTTTCCGGATTCTTTGGCTGCTTGAGCCACGCCGTAAGGCGTTTTGCCAAACTTCGTTTGAAAGTCAATGCCGCCTTCGCCTGTAAATACGATATCTGCATGAACTAGTTTTTCACGCAAACCTGTGTATTCAATCACGATCTCAATACCTTTGCGTAATGTAGCTTGCGTGAAAATTAGTAGCCCTGCTCCCAACCCCCCTGCTGCACCCGCACCTGGTACATCTCGAATATCCTTCTGCAGTTGTTGTTTCACTACATCTGCATAATGAGACAGGTTTGCATCCAATAGCTGCACCATTTCCGGCGTAGCACCTTTCTGTGGGCCAAATACCCGTGAGGCGCCGTGTTCACCACAGAGTGGATTCGTCACATCGCAGGCAACGATGAACTCCACTTCCTGGAGACGTGGATCTAAGCCAGACACGTCAATATGTGCTAATCGGTTAAGTGAACCGCCACCACGTTCAAGCGAATTACCCTGGACATCCAGAAATTTGGCACCAAGCGCCTCGGCCATACCCGTCCCCCCATCGTTAGTGGCACTGCCGCCAATCCCGATAATAACTTTACGAATGCCTTGATCGAGACATTTCCGAATCAGTTCTCCTGTTCCGTACGTCGTTGTGCGAAGTGGATCACGTGTCTCTGAGGTTACAAGATGAATCCCGCTCGCGGATGCCATCTCAATCGCTGCTGTTGTTCCATCTCCAAGAATGCCATACTGTGCCATGACGTTCTGTCCCAATGGGCCTTGTACCTCTTGATAATGAATAGCGCCACCAGAAGCATCCACAAGCGATTGCACCGTCCCTTCACCCCCGTCAGCCATGGGTACATGGATATACCGTGCTGTTGGGTAAATTTTGCGCAATCCGTTTTCCATCGCAACACAGACTTCTTTGGCTGTCATGCTTTCCTTGAATGAGTCCGGTGCCAGTACAAATGTATTTTCTCTCTTTTCTCCCATTACTCTCACCCCATCCATATGATTAAAGCGTGTTTGGTAAACAATCTCTTAAAGGATAAATCCATATAGTAACGTAGCCACAATCGCCATCGTGCCACCAACTATCGCTTCGTAAGGTATGACACCCATCCGCTGTCGAATTGTCATCTTCATACTGTCAGCAGACACATGAAAATAGTTACCCTGAGGCAGGGAATCGATGACCGTTGCTCCCGTGTGAACCATCACAGCCGCAGCGAGTGGAGCTGTCCCCATGTTCAAAATTGCATCTCCGAATGAACCCGTTGCGAGAATAACACCTGTCGAGGTTGATGCTGTTGCCGCTGCCATCAGAATACCTGCGATTGGTGCCAGGAATGTACCGGATATACCTGATGCTTCTATTAGACTCACAACTTGACCCGATAGATCCGATGCGGAGATAAGTCCTGCAATCCCCCCGGCACCCACCAGAATGAGTACTGTAGCCGTCATTTTGTTAAGTCCCGAAGTTGTATACTTCACAATGCTTTTGCTCTGTCCCATAGCCAGCATACCGATGATTCCCGCAATCGGGAGAATATACATTGCGTCAACTTTGAACGTAGACAGTGCCGCAATGCCAGTAATTGAACCGATCGGATTGATCATGAGCAAAATAATCGCTACCAACGGTGCCACAATCGCTTTCTTCAGTGGTGGATATTGAGAAGTATCCACCTCTCCTTGCTCTGCTTCCTGGTCAGAAACCATTACACCTTTGCCTTTGAGCATCGAAGCTACGATAACGGTTACAATTAATCCGCAGATGGCTGGAATCACTCCAGCCAACATCACGTTGCTCAGATCCAGCTCGAACCCTCGTGCAGCCGCAATCGTATTCGGGTTCGGAGAGATGATATTCCCCGCTTTACCACCGCCGGATAAGGCCAGTAGCAGCGCAAGCTTGGAGATGCCCATTTTATTACCTACAGATAGCGCAATCGGCGCTACGATTAGAACAGCAACAGGAATAAATACGCCAACCGCAGTAATGATCATCGTTGCCAGAGCCAAGGCGAGAATGGCTTTACTCCCACCAAACTTACGTACAATAGCCTGCGCTATGGTCTCGGCTGCGCCTGACTCCATCATGACTCCTGCAAGCACACCTGCAGCTAGTACACGTAGGACGGTGCCCATGACACTTTGTGTACCATTGACGAGTATATTTACGGTCTGCTCTAAATTCGCTCCGCCAATTAAAGCGCCTACAATTGCTCCCAAAAATAAAGAATAGACTGGATTCAGTTTCTTCAGAATCAGTATGATCGCTATAGCAAGTCCTGCCAGTGCGCCGATCCAGCTAATTGTTAAAGGTTCCATTGTCCATTGCCCCCCATGCACTTGTTGAACACGCTTTCATTATAGATGCTGGAGTAGCAAAGATATATTGATGAACAGACGAAATTCATTGTTCATTTGCACAATGCATATGTTGGATAACGGATAACAGATCTCCCGATTCAAACTACAGAATACGCCATGTTACACAAACAGCCTGTTAGCCAGAAATCCATGGCAGCAGGCTATTTCATCTCATATTATTTTCCCACGTCCTGATCGTTGTTTCCCGGTCTGTACTCACTCAACTTCCCCTCATATACAAGCGCTAGTCGTTCACTTTGGCGAAAATCATCCGGGGTCACCAAGGCAGGCAGCTTGTTCCACAGCTTGATTCCGGATCGCTGTAATATTTCTGCTACAAACTGTGAACAAAAGTAGGAGTTGCTAAACTCGACAGGCTCCTTCAGCGTAATGCCAATGACGCCAAGCAGGTTGTACATATATTTCTGGCGGCTACGAATGAAGATATGTAGCACACGTTTCATTTTTTCAACTTCACGTTCTGTCACCTGAAGCTCGTAAATCACACATGTCGTGTTCGGATACTTGCTGTATGTACCTGTCTGGATATCTTCCTTCACAAACCCACCGTTCAGTGGATTACTTGGATGTTTACGACCGAAGCTGTATAGCTCGGATAATTCCCGGTTAAACGAGATCGAGGCATGATTATAGGGTGCTTTGGTGTAACTCTGAATGACTTTGGTAAACAAGGTTCCTGTATTCGTGAGCAGGATATAGATGGAGCGTTGATCGGTCATAACAAAATTTCCCCTTATCAAGTGGTCACTATTCCTTCATAATAACATAGGTACCCTTTTATGGAATCTTATTTTAGATAAGCAGGTGATCCTTCGGTGAGCAGTTCACTATTCACACTAACCTTAATATTCATTGCATTACTCGTCATACATATCGTGTACAAAATCATCGCCAAGCTACAGCCGGACAAAGACTATTCGGGCATCGGCAACAAAATCAAAACCTGGTGGGGCATGCTCGTTATCTTCTGCCTTGCTACACTCTTTAACCCTATCGTTTCCCTGCTCTCCCTTATGGTGCTTGCATTCTTCGCACTCAAGGAGTACTTCTCAATGATCCGCAGTACACGCAAAGCAGACCGCAGGTTGTTCCTATGGGCATATCTAGCGGTTCCCGCTCAGTTCTACTGGATCTATATTGGATGGTATGGGATGTTCATCATTTTCATTCCGTTGTATGTATTCTTAGTGCTGCCTCTCCCACGCTTAATTAATAAAGGAACGGTAGGCTTCCTGCGCAGCGTGAGTTCCACGCAGTGGGGACTAATGCTCATGGTGTTCGGACTCAGTCACCTTGCTTACTTCCCCTTCGCTACACCTGAATATGGGTCGAAGCTGGTATTGTTCTTAGTAGTACTAACTCAGCTTAATGATGTCATCCATTATGTGGTCTCTCTCTATCTCGGCAAACGAAAAGTGGTGCCTACGGCTAATCCGTTTTTGACATGGGAAGGATTTGCTTGTTCCTTGGTCATCACAACAGTAGCCTCTTACTTCATCCATCCGTACCTTACGCCGTTTGATGCAGGATTCGCCCTGTTCATCGGGGTGCTGATCAGCCTCGCAGGTTTCTTTGGCAGTCTGACCGTATCCGTATTGAAGCGGGATCTGCTGATTGGGGACGACAACAAGTTTGATGAACTCAAAAAAAGTTACCTAAGCAGGGTCGACAGCCTTACCTACACATCACCCGTCATGTTCCATGTTGTGCGCTATTTCTTCGATTTTATGTAGCAATCTTATATTCTAGATTCTAGATTTAAGGCTCTATTTAATCCAAAAACAAATCACAC
This genomic interval carries:
- a CDS encoding glycerate kinase; translation: MGEKRENTFVLAPDSFKESMTAKEVCVAMENGLRKIYPTARYIHVPMADGGEGTVQSLVDASGGAIHYQEVQGPLGQNVMAQYGILGDGTTAAIEMASASGIHLVTSETRDPLRTTTYGTGELIRKCLDQGIRKVIIGIGGSATNDGGTGMAEALGAKFLDVQGNSLERGGGSLNRLAHIDVSGLDPRLQEVEFIVACDVTNPLCGEHGASRVFGPQKGATPEMVQLLDANLSHYADVVKQQLQKDIRDVPGAGAAGGLGAGLLIFTQATLRKGIEIVIEYTGLREKLVHADIVFTGEGGIDFQTKFGKTPYGVAQAAKESGKPVIAVAGYVGEGIETLYTEGIDAVFGIVPGAADLNKLLEEGSANVERTMENIARVLKLGLLPS
- a CDS encoding GntP family permease, with product MEPLTISWIGALAGLAIAIILILKKLNPVYSLFLGAIVGALIGGANLEQTVNILVNGTQSVMGTVLRVLAAGVLAGVMMESGAAETIAQAIVRKFGGSKAILALALATMIITAVGVFIPVAVLIVAPIALSVGNKMGISKLALLLALSGGGKAGNIISPNPNTIAAARGFELDLSNVMLAGVIPAICGLIVTVIVASMLKGKGVMVSDQEAEQGEVDTSQYPPLKKAIVAPLVAIILLMINPIGSITGIAALSTFKVDAMYILPIAGIIGMLAMGQSKSIVKYTTSGLNKMTATVLILVGAGGIAGLISASDLSGQVVSLIEASGISGTFLAPIAGILMAAATASTSTGVILATGSFGDAILNMGTAPLAAAVMVHTGATVIDSLPQGNYFHVSADSMKMTIRQRMGVIPYEAIVGGTMAIVATLLYGFIL
- a CDS encoding phosphatidate cytidylyltransferase, with amino-acid sequence MSSSLFTLTLIFIALLVIHIVYKIIAKLQPDKDYSGIGNKIKTWWGMLVIFCLATLFNPIVSLLSLMVLAFFALKEYFSMIRSTRKADRRLFLWAYLAVPAQFYWIYIGWYGMFIIFIPLYVFLVLPLPRLINKGTVGFLRSVSSTQWGLMLMVFGLSHLAYFPFATPEYGSKLVLFLVVLTQLNDVIHYVVSLYLGKRKVVPTANPFLTWEGFACSLVITTVASYFIHPYLTPFDAGFALFIGVLISLAGFFGSLTVSVLKRDLLIGDDNKFDELKKSYLSRVDSLTYTSPVMFHVVRYFFDFM